The window CCAAATAGGGTGGTTTGGATAGATTGCGAATAATGGTTTCGGCAGCATTAAAATAACGCTGCCCGTTAGTTTTATCAGCATACCGGCAAAGTTCAAACAGCGCTGATGCCATAACCGCCGCTGCTGATGCGTCGCGTAAAGCATTCGGGATATTAGGCGCATTATAGTCCCAATACGGTATTTTGTCTTTTGGCAGATTTGGATTGTTCAGAATAAAGGCGGCTATGTGCTCGGCTTGTTGTAAGTATTTTACACCATGGGTTTCACGATACATTACGGTATAGCCATATAAGCCCCAAGCCTGTCCGCGTGCCCAGGCCGATTCATCAGTATAACCTTGCGCTGTCCGTTTTTGTATTACCGCGCCGGTTGCAGGGTTATAGTTAATGACATGGTACGAACTGTAATTCGCCCTGAAATGATTCTTCAGGGTGGTATTGGCATGCGTAACGGCTATCTTATAAAAGCTGGAATCGCTGGTAGCCTTTGTTGCCCAAAACAACAATTCAAGGTTCATCATATTATCAATGATTACCAGGTATTCTGGCTTATTCGAATCCCACGATTTAATGCAGCCCACTTTTGGGTCAAAGCGCGTTGCCAGCGACCTGGCGCTGTTGATGAGAATTTGTTTGTAATCAGGTTTAGGTGCTATTTTTTGCGCGTTGCCAAAGCTGCACTGCATCATAAAGCCAAGGTCGTGTGTGGTTTTATTATACTGTTCTGGGGCAAGTAAATCCAATATCCGGTTTGCCTGGGTTAGCAATGTGGCATCTTTAGTTTGCTGATACAAAAAAAGCAAAGTGCCGGGATAAAAGCCGCTGCACCACCAGCCGGAATTACTCGTTTCTAAACTGTCTTTCGCTGTATAATATGTTTTTGGGAATTTGCTTGAAGGCAGGCGTTTTGCCAAAACTTTATACTGCGCG of the Mucilaginibacter boryungensis genome contains:
- a CDS encoding glycoside hydrolase family 88 protein — encoded protein: MPSIKHIITALLSLCVLTTVDAQQKTAFKTDKDFIQIINREFKTAGAQYKVLAKRLPSSKFPKTYYTAKDSLETSNSGWWCSGFYPGTLLFLYQQTKDATLLTQANRILDLLAPEQYNKTTHDLGFMMQCSFGNAQKIAPKPDYKQILINSARSLATRFDPKVGCIKSWDSNKPEYLVIIDNMMNLELLFWATKATSDSSFYKIAVTHANTTLKNHFRANYSSYHVINYNPATGAVIQKRTAQGYTDESAWARGQAWGLYGYTVMYRETHGVKYLQQAEHIAAFILNNPNLPKDKIPYWDYNAPNIPNALRDASAAAVMASALFELCRYADKTNGQRYFNAAETIIRNLSKPPYLAAKGTNGGFILQHGVGSLPQGTEIDVPLTYADYYYVEALSRYKKFN